Genomic window (Phycisphaeraceae bacterium):
TGCGTGGCTGCTACCGATTGCCGCGATGCTTGTTGTAGTATGGCTGGGATACTCGGCGTGGAGGCAGCAGGGTGAGACCATCGAGATTACATTCGACCATGCCCACGGTATTGAGGTTGATGATCCTGTGATGTATCGGGGGGTGCGGGTTGGTATTGTGCGGGAGGTCACGCTTGCGCCTGCCAACAGCGGCATCATTGTGCGTGTTGAGCTTCGTCGCGATACGCGTTCCATCGCAACGTCCGATGCACGATTTTGGATTGTGAGACCTGAGGTGAGCCTGCGAGGTGTCACCGGGCTAGAGACGTTGCTTGGCCCTCGGTTGATCCGTGTTGAACCGGGGACAGACCCAAAGTTTGCTCGCGAGTTTGTTGGTCTCAATGCAGCGCCATCAATTACCCTCAATGAGAGCGCGCTGCATATCTTTGTAGATGCGGACCGTTTGGGATCGCTCCTTCCCGGAGGTCCTGTGCTCTACCGGGATGTGCAGGTTGGTCAGATTACGTCATACGAGTTGGTGCGCGACACGACAGCCGTGCGCATTGCTGTCGAAGTTGACGAGCGCTTTGCTCCCTTGATCACAGACACGACGAAGTTCTGGAATGCGTCCGGGATTGATCTTGACATCGGGTTGTTCAACGGCGTTCGTCTGCGATCTGATTCACTCGAATCGCTGCTGACTGGTGGGATTGCATTTGCAACCCCGACAAAGCCTGGACAGACAGTCGGGCACAACTACGTGTTTCAACTTGAGTCGGAACCCAAACCCGAATGGCTGCGATGGAAACCATCCATTGATGTCGGCGAGGCAATGCCAGCAAACTAAAACAGCCCGATCGTTTCCGACCGGGCTGCAACACTGTGACATGCACATTGCGTGATGTGTGTTCAGACAGCGTCTTTCAGACCCTTGAGCGGACGGATCTTGACGACATTGCGGGCTGGCTTTGCCTTAAAGACGGTCTCTTCACCTGTGAATGGATTGATGCCCTTGCGTGCCTTGGTGGCCGGCTTGCGCTGCACCATGACCTTCATCATGCCTGGAACGGTGAACTTGCCACAGCCGCCCTTGCGCAGATCTGCAACGATCATCTCGTTCATTGTGTCGAAGATGGTTGCAACGTCCTTGCGTGTCACGCCAGCGTGCTCAGCGAGCACATTGAGGATTTCACTCTTGGTACGCGCCTTGTCCCTCGCCGCAGTGATCTTTGCGGGCTTTGCTGCGCGGGGTGCAGCAGCTGCGGTCGGCTTGCGCTTGGAAGTTCCCTTGGCGGCTGGACGGCGCGCGGGGGTTTTCTTGGTCGCTGCTTTGCGGGTTGTTTTGCGTGTGGTTGTTTTTCTCGCCATGATGTGTCTCCCTGACTTTGACACTGGTGTCGCTCGTTCCGACTCCATCGGAAGTGGAACGTGATCATTGTCCCGATAATGCTGACCACGATCTCTGGTGCCTCGACGTTCAGATTGCACCAGCAATTGTGTTCAACCGATCGGCATGAACGTCCGCAAAGATACACACTTTTTGCGACTCGTCCAGTCAAAACACTGTATTTTTCGATGTTTTTGGGAAAAACCGACAAAAAACCACCTTTTTTGCCGGGTTATACAGGGGGCAGACGACATTTGATGGGGTTGGCAGTGTGCAGTCGTGGTACCGATTTCCGGCATAGGCTTGCGCAATGACAAGCACGCAGAACACCTCCGCCGACCTGTTCGTTGCTGTGACGCGCAGTGTGCCCGGAATGCTATCCATCGAGAATGCAACAGTTCGATGTGCAGGCGATGGCGTGCTCAAACCGGCAGACATGAAGCAGTTCGCAGCGGGAGCGAGTGTGCTGGTGACCATGTATCACGATCGCGTGGATGCTGATCTGCTTGACGCGATTGGGTCTCAAATCAAGGGTGTCTGTAACTTTGCGGTCGGGTTCAACAACATCGATCTCGAGGCTTGCAGGCAGCGGGGGGTTGTTGTTACCAATACACCCAACGCGGTGACCGAGGGGACTGCTGATCTTGCCTGGGCGCTGCTGCTGGCGGTCGCTCGCGGGATTGTGCCTGCAGACCGGTATGCGCGAAGCAGGGCATATCCCGACAACGGCCCGCTTTCCATGAGTGCATTCAGCGGCGCGGATCTGACTGGTCGGAATCTGCTGATTGTTGGTGCAGGCCGCATCGGGTTCGGCGTGGCGATGCGTTCGCTCGGCTGGGGCATGAGGGTGCAGTATGTTGCACGATCCCGTCATTGGGACTTTGAGCTCGCGCCACTTGCCGCTCAGCGCGTGTCGCTTGAAGAAGGACTGCGGAACGCGGATGTTGTGAGTCTGCATGTGCCTTTGTCACCAGCCACAACGCATCTGATCGATGCCAAGGCACTGTCGCTGATGAAGCCGAACGCGATATTGATTAATACTGCTCGTGGCCCGATCGTCGATGAGGCGGCGCTTGCGCAGGCTCTGAAAGAGAATCGTATTTACGGCGCGGGACTTGATGTCTATGAGCGAGAACCGGAGGTGTATCCGGGCCTGCTTGATCTGGATAATGTCACGCTCACGCCGCATATCGGCAGTGCGGAAGTTCGGTATCGCGAAATGATGACCGACATGGTGAGCGAGAATGTGAATGCAATACTCGCTGGCAAAGAGCCGCCGAATCGGATTGCTTGAGAGTGAGAGATTGGGCTCGCTATACGTTGATCATGTAGATCTATTTGAGTCGCCCGCGCTCGCGCTGATGTGCTTTCGGTGTGACGTGGAATGTGATCTTGGCACGACCAACGCGTTTCTCGGGGTCGCCGGGCTTGCGGACCTTTTGCGTTACATTCATGATGAGTTCGATATTGAACTCACCGCCTGCTTTCACGAGCGCCTCGATATCGTCCTTCGGGTCGATTCGGTACACAGCTGGTCCAAAGCAGGGCCGAAGGAACTTGTACTGGAGTTCCTTGCAGACGACGGTGTAGTCAGCACCGCAGAATCCGAAGACGTACATGCCGCCAGCGATCTCGGTGTTCCCAAGCAGTGCGGCACCGGCCATCGCGTTGTACCAGTTCCGGTTGAATCGCTTGAATGGGAGCACGGCGGTGAACGTGCGAGGATCAAGGCGTTTCATATAGATGCCGGAACGTGCTGCGTAGGGAAGCCAGATCATTGAGCAGACACGGTGCCAGAAGTTGGATCGGGTCGAGAGCTTGGAGATAAACGCGTCGAGGCGTTCGATGAGTTTGCGCTTTGATTTCTTCCGCAGCGGCTTGTCCGTCGCGGGTGGCGTCTCAGTCATGGGAGTGGTGGTCGTGGCCATTGTGTCGTGGCACATCGTAGTCACGATTGGGGTGTCGATAGATCCCGGTTTTTGTGAAGCAAACTGCTGCAGAGGTTGAGATTCCGGGCTGAAATCATGATTTCAGTGCTTCAAGGACCCACTGTGGATGCTCCGCGTTGAGTCTCTTCAGGAGGGGCTTCTTCAGGTAGTAGATAAAAGCAGCCCAAGCGGGCGCGATAACGCCGATTGCAATCACACCGAAGTACGCGACATACGTGAACTGCTCGATCATATTGACATATATCTCGCCAATGTCGGCACCTGCGCCAGCGTCGCCAAACTGGGATTCGATCTCCCGAGCAACCGGTGAGCCGTGTACTGCCACCTCGTAAACCTTCCACCCGCCATAACTGACAAGTGTGATTGCGAGCGCCAACTGGCTTAGCAGCAGGAACTTCACGGCATCAACCGAAAGTGCTTTCAGTTTGGACCTGCCAACCAACTCCAAGCTACCAGCAATGATCAATCCCACGCCAACGGCGGTGCCTGCGGCCGAATACTGTGCACCCCCGATCAGGGCCGAGAGAATCCCGAAGACCAGCGTTGACCAACCGCTGATCCCTGCCCAACCAATCGCCCGTCTGATCGGCTTGAGCTGCTTCCGAGCCTTTGCAACCGCTTGGGCAGCATCGGTTGGGTTTGTAGGTTGTGCTGGATGCTGTGACACGGATCCTGACTCACCGTCAATGGCGTGGTCTGACAGCCGCAGATTGCGGTCAGCAAACTCACGCTCAGATTGATGCGCATCGTATCTGGTTGCAGGCAGGCTCATCGTGCAGATCATCGGCCGTTTTCAGCCGCTCGATCAGGATGTTCTCCGGGGTGAACTGACTTTCCGGCTTCGTCGCATAAAGTTGCTGACGCCGTAGAAGCCGAGAATCTCGGCGGTTTTTGTTCTGGAAACCCGTTTGGAGCTCCCATGCCCGCTGCAGCGACTGACACCCACGTTCATCTGCCCGCCGACACCAATCAGGCCCTCGGTATTGCCGACTATGCGATCAAGGCCATTTGGGGTGGTCCTGGCGAGCGGTTGGAGCCCGATGCTTCCGTCGTGGAGCGGATCAATCAGTTCCATACAGACGCGGTGAT
Coding sequences:
- a CDS encoding MCE family protein; translation: MTKPKQQTPDALPQAVESKQWTRPSIAWLLPIAAMLVVVWLGYSAWRQQGETIEITFDHAHGIEVDDPVMYRGVRVGIVREVTLAPANSGIIVRVELRRDTRSIATSDARFWIVRPEVSLRGVTGLETLLGPRLIRVEPGTDPKFAREFVGLNAAPSITLNESALHIFVDADRLGSLLPGGPVLYRDVQVGQITSYELVRDTTAVRIAVEVDERFAPLITDTTKFWNASGIDLDIGLFNGVRLRSDSLESLLTGGIAFATPTKPGQTVGHNYVFQLESEPKPEWLRWKPSIDVGEAMPAN
- a CDS encoding HU family DNA-binding protein yields the protein MARKTTTRKTTRKAATKKTPARRPAAKGTSKRKPTAAAAPRAAKPAKITAARDKARTKSEILNVLAEHAGVTRKDVATIFDTMNEMIVADLRKGGCGKFTVPGMMKVMVQRKPATKARKGINPFTGEETVFKAKPARNVVKIRPLKGLKDAV
- a CDS encoding D-glycerate dehydrogenase: MLSIENATVRCAGDGVLKPADMKQFAAGASVLVTMYHDRVDADLLDAIGSQIKGVCNFAVGFNNIDLEACRQRGVVVTNTPNAVTEGTADLAWALLLAVARGIVPADRYARSRAYPDNGPLSMSAFSGADLTGRNLLIVGAGRIGFGVAMRSLGWGMRVQYVARSRHWDFELAPLAAQRVSLEEGLRNADVVSLHVPLSPATTHLIDAKALSLMKPNAILINTARGPIVDEAALAQALKENRIYGAGLDVYEREPEVYPGLLDLDNVTLTPHIGSAEVRYREMMTDMVSENVNAILAGKEPPNRIA